One window from the genome of Paramormyrops kingsleyae isolate MSU_618 chromosome 3, PKINGS_0.4, whole genome shotgun sequence encodes:
- the rtkn2 gene encoding rhotekin-2 isoform X1, giving the protein MEEPRDIQNFRRNERIRATVSSCSSLNMEIKRKKIRQSSLFLHNEESKIQEKIDFEIRMRDGAYKLLGASTKREQILSVSKNLLTCNTRIKAYLTELQNKKDLETKFTRRLSGQACNNRLACKGKVAISGLRIPLLWKDSDHFNNKGSSRKVAVFCLMKVEAEVFDTEMVIVDRSVTDICFEGLTLFNEARPHFDLSLEIYSCNMEEERSLMNTPKKLARKFRTSFGKSTGKRACHLVEGADPETFLQYNPIPPDASYSLLAYATLHLEQAEGTFQSHSLVVMQNEESSSWLPLYGNLCCRLVAQPDCMTQPMMSGFLSQQQNIDGAVRCCDFFCVLKAANLSCYYTPEEIEAKVEPSLVIPVNKETRIRMVPKELQKRPNHLVIINPVVEEAETYIFTAENKEDLEKWMEAFQQHFYDQDQWRHCCNELLEIDIASPRKPPLFLTKPAESVYNDLSISSPSKFESLTDIIHNKIEETGGRFLIDQEKETEPPHWAALFEGSCPMVVQKTVLSPGKESQPSPKIIKKRRAPPPPPGKEPFALGRCSSHQLEKENSRKKPWTRTGRPSLDNKFSAIIQQLQKNQEPARKTAPLGLIGIVEQDCENQIPDHLSRPVPAPRQRLRSFREKMNHKDW; this is encoded by the exons GAAAGCAAGATTCAAGAGAAAATAGACTTTGAAATACGAATGCGTGACGGAGCATACAAGCTGTTGGGGGCCAGCACCAAGAGAGAGCAAATCTTAAGTGTTTCCAAGAACCTCCTTACATGTAATACTCGCATAAAGGCATACTTGACTGAGCTACAGAACAAGAAAGATTTGGAAACCAAGTTCACAAGAAG ATTATCAGGTCAAGCTTGCAACAATCGTCTGGCTTGCAAAGGAAAAGTTGCAATATCAG GGCTAAGAATACCGCTGCTGTGGAAAGATTCAGATCACTTCAATAACAAAGGAA GTTCTCGGAAAGTTGCTGTGTTTTGCTTAATGAAAGTTGAAGCAGAAGTTTTTGACACGGAGATGGTGATTGTAGACAGATCCGTAACAGATATATGTTTTGAAGGCTTAACACTTTT TAATGAGGCCAGGCCCCATTTTGACTTGTCTCTGGAGATTTACAGCTGTAATATGGAAGAAGAAAGATCCTTGATGAACACACCTAAAAAATTAGCCAGAAAATTTCGTACATCATTTGGCAAATCAACGGGGAAAAGAGCATGCCATCTGGTGGAAGGCGCTGATCCTGAAACATTCCTGCAGTACAACCCAATACCCCC GGATGCCAGTTACAGCCTGCTGGCCTACGCCACGCTGCACTTGGAACAGGCAGAAGGCACTTTTCAGTCACACTCGCTGGTAGTCATGCAGAATG AGGAATCCTCCTCCTGGTTGCCTTTGTATGGAAATTTGTGCTGCCGATTAGTCGCGCAGCCGGACTGCATGACCCAACCAATGATGAGCGGCTTCTTGAGTCAGCAG CAAAACATTGACGGGGCCGTCAGATGTTGCGACTTCTTCTGCGTGCTTAAAGCCGCTAATCTATCTTGCTACTATACCCCAGAGGAAATTGAGGCCAAAGTGGAACCTTCACTTGTCATTCCTGTCAACAAG GAGACCAGGATACGCATGGTACCAAAGGAACTGCAGAAAAGGCCCAACCACTTGGTAATTATCAACCCAGTTGTTGAAGAAGCTGAGACGTACATATTTACAGCAGAGAACAAAGAGGACTTGGAGAAATGGATGGAGGCTTTCCAGCAGCACTTCTATGACCAAG accaATGGCGGCACTGTTGTAATGAACTCTTGGAAATTGATATCGCATCTCCGAGGAAACCTCCACTCTTCCTGACAAAACCTGCTGAATCAGTCTACAATGACCTCA GTATCAGCTCCCCCAGTAAGTTTGAGAGCTTGACTGATATTATCCACAATAAAATCGAGGAAACAGGAGGCCGCTTCCTCATTGAtcaggagaaggagacagagcCACCTCACTGGGCTGCCCTATTTGAGGGTTCCTGCCCCATGGTGGTGCAGAAGACTGTGCTGTCTCCAGGCAAAGAGAGCCAACCCAGTCCCAAAATCATCAAGAAGCGCCGTGCCCCACCCCCGCCGCCTGGCAAGGAGCCATTTGCGCTGGGCCGCTGCAGCAGTCATCAGTTAGAGAAGGAGAACTCCAGAAAGAAGCCCTGGACACGAACAGGCAGGCCATCCCTGGATAACAAATTCTCTGCTATCATCCAGCAGCTGCAGAAGAACCAAGAACCTGCTCGCAAAACAGCCCCCCTTGGTCTTATAGGTATAGTGGAGCAGGATTGTGAGAACCAGATACCTGACCACCTCTCAAGACCTGTGCCAGCTCCACGCCAGAGACTCAGGTCCTTCAGGGAGAAGATGAACCACAAAGATTGGTGA
- the rtkn2 gene encoding rhotekin-2 isoform X2, translating into MRDGAYKLLGASTKREQILSVSKNLLTCNTRIKAYLTELQNKKDLETKFTRRLSGQACNNRLACKGKVAISGLRIPLLWKDSDHFNNKGSSRKVAVFCLMKVEAEVFDTEMVIVDRSVTDICFEGLTLFNEARPHFDLSLEIYSCNMEEERSLMNTPKKLARKFRTSFGKSTGKRACHLVEGADPETFLQYNPIPPDASYSLLAYATLHLEQAEGTFQSHSLVVMQNEESSSWLPLYGNLCCRLVAQPDCMTQPMMSGFLSQQQNIDGAVRCCDFFCVLKAANLSCYYTPEEIEAKVEPSLVIPVNKETRIRMVPKELQKRPNHLVIINPVVEEAETYIFTAENKEDLEKWMEAFQQHFYDQDQWRHCCNELLEIDIASPRKPPLFLTKPAESVYNDLSISSPSKFESLTDIIHNKIEETGGRFLIDQEKETEPPHWAALFEGSCPMVVQKTVLSPGKESQPSPKIIKKRRAPPPPPGKEPFALGRCSSHQLEKENSRKKPWTRTGRPSLDNKFSAIIQQLQKNQEPARKTAPLGLIGIVEQDCENQIPDHLSRPVPAPRQRLRSFREKMNHKDW; encoded by the exons ATGCGTGACGGAGCATACAAGCTGTTGGGGGCCAGCACCAAGAGAGAGCAAATCTTAAGTGTTTCCAAGAACCTCCTTACATGTAATACTCGCATAAAGGCATACTTGACTGAGCTACAGAACAAGAAAGATTTGGAAACCAAGTTCACAAGAAG ATTATCAGGTCAAGCTTGCAACAATCGTCTGGCTTGCAAAGGAAAAGTTGCAATATCAG GGCTAAGAATACCGCTGCTGTGGAAAGATTCAGATCACTTCAATAACAAAGGAA GTTCTCGGAAAGTTGCTGTGTTTTGCTTAATGAAAGTTGAAGCAGAAGTTTTTGACACGGAGATGGTGATTGTAGACAGATCCGTAACAGATATATGTTTTGAAGGCTTAACACTTTT TAATGAGGCCAGGCCCCATTTTGACTTGTCTCTGGAGATTTACAGCTGTAATATGGAAGAAGAAAGATCCTTGATGAACACACCTAAAAAATTAGCCAGAAAATTTCGTACATCATTTGGCAAATCAACGGGGAAAAGAGCATGCCATCTGGTGGAAGGCGCTGATCCTGAAACATTCCTGCAGTACAACCCAATACCCCC GGATGCCAGTTACAGCCTGCTGGCCTACGCCACGCTGCACTTGGAACAGGCAGAAGGCACTTTTCAGTCACACTCGCTGGTAGTCATGCAGAATG AGGAATCCTCCTCCTGGTTGCCTTTGTATGGAAATTTGTGCTGCCGATTAGTCGCGCAGCCGGACTGCATGACCCAACCAATGATGAGCGGCTTCTTGAGTCAGCAG CAAAACATTGACGGGGCCGTCAGATGTTGCGACTTCTTCTGCGTGCTTAAAGCCGCTAATCTATCTTGCTACTATACCCCAGAGGAAATTGAGGCCAAAGTGGAACCTTCACTTGTCATTCCTGTCAACAAG GAGACCAGGATACGCATGGTACCAAAGGAACTGCAGAAAAGGCCCAACCACTTGGTAATTATCAACCCAGTTGTTGAAGAAGCTGAGACGTACATATTTACAGCAGAGAACAAAGAGGACTTGGAGAAATGGATGGAGGCTTTCCAGCAGCACTTCTATGACCAAG accaATGGCGGCACTGTTGTAATGAACTCTTGGAAATTGATATCGCATCTCCGAGGAAACCTCCACTCTTCCTGACAAAACCTGCTGAATCAGTCTACAATGACCTCA GTATCAGCTCCCCCAGTAAGTTTGAGAGCTTGACTGATATTATCCACAATAAAATCGAGGAAACAGGAGGCCGCTTCCTCATTGAtcaggagaaggagacagagcCACCTCACTGGGCTGCCCTATTTGAGGGTTCCTGCCCCATGGTGGTGCAGAAGACTGTGCTGTCTCCAGGCAAAGAGAGCCAACCCAGTCCCAAAATCATCAAGAAGCGCCGTGCCCCACCCCCGCCGCCTGGCAAGGAGCCATTTGCGCTGGGCCGCTGCAGCAGTCATCAGTTAGAGAAGGAGAACTCCAGAAAGAAGCCCTGGACACGAACAGGCAGGCCATCCCTGGATAACAAATTCTCTGCTATCATCCAGCAGCTGCAGAAGAACCAAGAACCTGCTCGCAAAACAGCCCCCCTTGGTCTTATAGGTATAGTGGAGCAGGATTGTGAGAACCAGATACCTGACCACCTCTCAAGACCTGTGCCAGCTCCACGCCAGAGACTCAGGTCCTTCAGGGAGAAGATGAACCACAAAGATTGGTGA
- the LOC111859464 gene encoding AT-rich interactive domain-containing protein 5B-like, translating into MQNVEMEPNSLKWVGSPCALQGPRILYKAFKFHLNGKPRILSLGDFFFVRCEPEDPICIAELQLLWEEKTSKQLLSSSKLYFLPEDTPRGRAVSHGEDEIIAASEKVVVKLENLAKWTMSDFSEWKYGLEAMALKPSIVKELRQNGQKQVLHKYRESTLNSGLNFKDVLNEKAELGEDEERVLVLSYPQYCRYRSVIARLREWPSSLVIEHVLLALGGIVSIGSTHIFYCRETFNHPTLPENGNVCDKFGPSLKGRLRKNKLPLSQQHRAQGLCCTKEASNAEDKATVKAKTESKAFVTKPKNSSACKKVFAVKKSKLGAGKEAHVDEQAFLVALYKFMKERKTPIERIPYLGFKQINLWTMFQAAQKLGGYELITARRQWKNVYNALGGNPGSTSAATCTRRHYERLILPYEKYIKGEDGKPIAQVKPRKQECDIEDTGSKTRAVITKHTKDEHQPEPKTDSFHSEKGLSSSQVPDNTEESQEFWQPPEMGNEKEEELHLPDKNKTEDIYVQAMTPLSPAFSVENGPSKHLSKDNSFQYSLEHREECEFLERHGYKVLENSSGLCQGINLSLHQGKEQWQCSHPEYNIHKKQDLTVNRKTPSHVDMVLPTLKSKLLPTLKSKPLPTLKSKLLPTLKSKPLPTLKSKPLHSPTACNTLANETDLPSKEESCFSHLPILYPKGNLGIMSPLAKKKLLSQVTGTSFANNYSFGSALLMVNNKCITKSPVELLPVEDSHVSCVKAVVVKRPSVIQHAHSFKPPGVEERRLTHEDLKTDLCRICKPSQFHLQKNPTIDSYPLSTNVLKNMEKTGDNQKLYDSHAPNIFGNVHSCPHLHSIYQQTEYHMFKEPLTKYWKRKLFSGDCNITQMSYPNSQHDSIILDHDGLLNKNEKIAPEDQPRDLSLPKDSIHESSSFKAHSIAHPDLKYPPLLSKNGQQTSSLDYHPEVCHISPVTISSQEKATETLQEYPDKEDDIVTLKMEELVQPILNTKCNMQNIAATRPLKRYQQDSENGVPEKKMRAVTPVPSTAATGKTPDSESARLKPVDMSHAIHAYSQVENLKLSPQPLIFPKLYPGMPFSQVQNVCNSLNSQVPAEKSHPLQFLKNSAIISPLMPRFAFHSTTNPQNLDKHHVWASYDDFLSTLSSQSSFNLPQLSSEFPSPNMS; encoded by the exons ATGCAGAACGTCGAGATGGAGCCCAACTCATTGAAG TGGGTCGGCTCGCCGTGCGCTTTGCAAGGACCTCGCATTCTCTACAAAGCCTTTAAATTTCACCTTAACGGCAAACCGAGAATTCTGTCCCTTGGCGACTTTTTCTTTGTCAGATGTGAACCAGAAGACCCAATTTGCATAGCAGAACTCCAGCTGTTGTGGGAAGAAAAAACATCCAAGCAACTTTTATCGAGCTCTaaactttattttcttccagAAGACACTCCCCGGGGAAGAGCTGTCAGTCATGGAGAG GATGAAATTATTGCTGCCTCTGAGAAAGTAGTTGTGAAGTTGGAAAACTTGGCAAAATGGACCATGTCAGATTTCTCAGAGTGGAAATATGGACTGGAAGCAATGGCTCTGAAGCCTTCCATAGTCAAGGAACTCCGCCAAAATGGACAGAAGCAGGTTCTGCACAAGTACAGGGAATCAACTCTCAACAGTGGCCTCAACTTCAAGGATGTCTTAAACGAAAAGGCAGAATTGG GTGAAGATGAGGAGCGAGTTCTGGTTCTGAGCTACCCGCAGTACTGTCGGTATCGGTCCGTTATAGCCCGCCTGCGAGAGTGGCCCTCATCCTTGGTGATAGAGCATGTTCTGCTGGCCTTGGGTGGCATCGTCTCCATTGGCAGCACCCATATATTCTACTGCCGTGAAACCTTCAACCACCCAACACTCCCCGAAAATGGAAACGTCTGTGACAAATTTG GCCCTAGTTTGAAAGGCCGGCTCAGGAAGAACAAGCTGCCGCTCTCCCAGCAGCACAGAGCCCAGGGTCTGTGCTGCACCAAGGAAGCCAGTAACGCTGAGGACAAGGCCACTGTCAAG GCAAAAACGGAGAGTAAGGCATTTGTTACCAAACCCAAAAACAGCAGTGCCTGTAAAAAGGTATTTGCTGTCAAGAAGTCCAAGCTGGGGGCAGGCAAGGAAGCCCATGTGGATGAGCAGGCATTTCTAGTAGCTCTGTACAAATTCATGAAAGAGAGGAAAACACCCATTGAAAGGATACCTTACCTGGGATTCAAGCAAA TAAACCTTTGGACTATGTTTCAAGCTGCTCAAAAATTGGGAGGATATGAACTG ATTACAGCCCGCCGACAGTGGAAAAATGTGTATAATGCGCTTGGGGGCAATCCTGGAAGCACAAGTGCTGCAACCTGCACACGCAGACATTATGAGAG GCTTATCCTCCCATATGAGAAGTACATCAAAGGGGAAGACGGCAAGCCCATTGCTCAGGTCAAGCCGCGGAAACAGGAGTGTGACATCGAAGACACTGGCAGCAAGACACGGGCCGTCATAACAAAACACACCAAAGACGAGCATCAGCCGGAACCCAAGACTGACAGCTTTCATTCAGAAAAAGGACTTTCCTCTTCACAG GTACCTGACAATACGGAGGAGAGTCAAGAGTTTTGGCAGCCCCCGGAAATGGGAAATGAGAAGGAAGAGGAATTACACCTCCCTGACAAAAATAAGACTGAGGACATATATGTACAAGCAATGACACCACTGTCCCCTGCCTTTTCTGTAGAAAATGGTCCATCCAAGCACCTGTCCAAGGATAACTCATTTCAGTATTCACTGGAGCACCGCGAAGAGTGTGAATTCCTAGAAAGACATGGCTACAAGGTGCTAGAGAACTCCAGTGGGCTTTGCCAAGGTATTAATCTGTCATTGCATCAAGGGAAGGAACAATGGCAGTGCAGCCACCCTGAATATAATATACATAAGAAGCAGGACCTTACTGTAAATCGAAAGACTCCAAGTCATGTGGACATGGTACtgcccacattaaaatcaaagcTATTGCCCACTTTAAAATCAAAGCCATTGCCCACTTTAAAATCAAAGCTATTGCCCACTTTAAAATCAAAGCCATTGCCCACTTTAAAATCAAAGCCATTGCACTCTCCTACAGCCTGTAACACATTAGCTAATGAGACAGATCTTCCCAGCAAGGAAGAGTCATGTTTCAGTCATTTACCAATATTGTACCCAAAGGGAAACCTGGGTATTATGTCTCCCTTGGCCAAGAAGAAGCTTCTGTCTCAGGTCACTGGTACTTCATTTGCTAATAATTATTCCTTTGGTTCTGCTCTTCTAATGGtcaataataaatgtataactAAAAGTCCTGTGGAACTGCTTCCAGTGGAGGATTCACACGTGTCCTGTGTGAAGGCCGTGGTAGTTAAGAGACCATCTGTAATACAACATGCTCACAGTTTTAAACCCCCAGGTGTAGAAGAGAGAAGGCTCACACATGAAGATTTGAAGACAGATTTGTGCAGGATATGCAAACCTTCTCAGTTTCACTTACAGAAAAACCCTACCATTGACTCATACCCACTCAGTACTAATGTTCTCAAGAACATGGAGAAAACAGGAGATAATCAAAAATTGTATGATTCCCACGCACCAAACATCTTTGGTAACGTTCATTCCTGTCCACATCTGCATAGCATTTACCAGCAGACAGAATATCATATGTTTAAGGAGCCCCTGACCAAATACTGGAAAAGAAAATTGTTTTCAGGAGACTGTAACATTACTCAGATGTCATATCCAAACAGTCAACATGATAGTATCATCTTAGACCATGATGGACTTctaaataaaaatgagaaaatagCACCAGAGGACCAACCCAGAGATTTGAGTCTTCCTAAGGATTCTATTCATGAATCATCATCCTTCAAAGCCCATAGCATTGCACATCCTGACTTGAAGTATCCCCCCCTTTTGTCCAAGAATGGTCAGCAGACCAGCAGCCTGGACTATCACCCCGAGGTTTGCCATATCTCCCCAGTCACAATATCTAGCCAGGAAAAAGCTACAGAAACTCTCCAGGAATATCCAGACAAAGAAGATGACATTGTTACTCTAAAAATGGAGGAGCTAGTACAGCCAATTCTGAACACCAAGTGTAATATGCAGAACATTGCTGCTACTAGGCCCTTGAAAAGGTATCAGCAAGATTCAGAAAACGGGGTCCCTGAGAAGAAGATGCGGGCCGTGACACCTGTCCCCTCCACAGCAGCGACCGGAAAGACACCCGACAGTGAAAGTGCGAGATTAAAGCCAGTAGATATGTCTCATGCCATACATGCCTACAGCCAAGTTGAAAACCTTAAACTATCCCCACAACCCCTCATCTTTCCCAAGCTGTACCCTGGGATGCCCTTTTCTCAGGTACAGAATGTCTGTAACAGTTTGAACTCCCAAGTCCCAGCTGAAAAGTCCCACCCTCTCCAGTTCTTGAAGAACTCAGCCATCATCTCCCCACTCATGCCTCGGTTTGCGTTCCATTCCACCACCAATCCTCAAAACTTGGACAAGCACCATGTTTGGGCCTCCTACGATGATTTTCTCTCCACCCTGAGTTCCCAGTCATCCTTCAACCTCCCACAACTTTCCTCTGAGTTCCCCAGCCCCAATATGTCATAG